The following coding sequences lie in one Porphyromonas asaccharolytica DSM 20707 genomic window:
- the nusA gene encoding transcription termination factor NusA, with translation MARKKESTSLKVLLTEFKELKNIDEETMLHVLEDSFRSILAKMFGSDDNFDVIINADSGDFEIWRTREVVADDAVERENEQVAYTEAREIDPEAEIGDDVTDSVDFLSFGRRAIVNLRQTLSSKILDLQKEHFYQTFIERVGELITAEVYQVWKRETLLVDEDGNELIMPKSEQIPDEYFRKGDSVHAVIARVDNENNNPRVTLSRTSPEFLKRLFEINVPEIADGLITIKRVARIPGVRAKIAVESYDDRIDPVGSCVGMNGSRIRGIVRELHGENIDVLTYTANDSLFIQRALSPAKISSIELYPETAKAEVYLRPEDVPLAIGKNASNIKLASVLTGFEIEVFRDAADTTEEDIYLSEFSDEIEDWVIKMLLDIGLNTARAVLTTSRTELLKKTDLELETIDRVLRILSSEFDLEELEEMGLPQENIDLLKSPVPTQKEIAQAIIEDLKEDETTAEPQPTDEATEE, from the coding sequence ATGGCTAGAAAGAAAGAATCAACGAGCTTAAAGGTTCTACTCACCGAATTCAAAGAGCTGAAGAACATAGACGAGGAGACGATGCTCCACGTATTAGAGGACTCCTTCCGGAGCATCCTCGCTAAGATGTTTGGCTCAGACGACAACTTTGACGTAATCATCAATGCGGATAGCGGAGACTTTGAGATCTGGCGCACCCGCGAGGTGGTTGCTGACGATGCTGTCGAGCGGGAGAACGAGCAGGTAGCCTACACAGAGGCTCGTGAGATAGATCCCGAGGCTGAGATCGGAGATGATGTGACCGACTCGGTAGACTTCCTCTCCTTCGGTCGGCGTGCCATAGTCAATCTACGCCAGACCCTCTCAAGCAAGATCTTGGATCTGCAGAAGGAGCACTTCTACCAAACCTTTATAGAGCGTGTAGGAGAGCTGATCACGGCTGAAGTCTATCAGGTATGGAAGCGTGAGACTCTACTCGTTGACGAGGATGGCAACGAGCTCATCATGCCCAAGAGTGAGCAGATCCCTGACGAGTACTTCCGCAAGGGTGATAGCGTTCATGCCGTCATAGCTCGCGTGGATAATGAGAACAACAACCCTCGTGTCACGCTCTCACGCACTAGCCCAGAGTTTCTCAAGCGTCTCTTCGAAATCAATGTCCCCGAGATCGCTGATGGTTTGATTACGATCAAGCGTGTAGCACGCATTCCTGGTGTCCGCGCCAAGATTGCCGTCGAGTCTTACGATGATCGCATCGATCCTGTAGGTTCTTGTGTCGGCATGAATGGTAGCCGCATACGTGGCATCGTCCGGGAGCTACATGGGGAGAACATTGACGTCCTCACCTACACGGCAAACGATAGTCTATTCATACAGCGTGCACTGAGCCCTGCGAAGATCTCTTCGATCGAGCTTTATCCAGAGACTGCCAAAGCAGAGGTTTACCTACGTCCAGAGGATGTACCTCTAGCTATCGGTAAGAACGCCAGCAACATCAAGCTAGCGTCCGTTCTGACAGGCTTTGAGATTGAGGTATTCCGTGATGCAGCGGATACGACTGAGGAGGATATCTACCTCTCCGAGTTTAGTGATGAGATCGAGGACTGGGTCATCAAGATGCTTCTAGACATTGGGCTCAACACGGCTCGTGCCGTCCTAACCACTTCACGCACAGAGCTTCTTAAGAAGACTGATCTCGAGTTAGAGACCATCGACCGTGTCCTCCGCATCCTCTCGTCCGAGTTTGACCTTGAGGAGCTAGAGGAGATGGGACTACCACAGGAAAACATTGACCTGCTCAAGAGCCCTGTACCTACGCAAAAGGAGATCGCGCAGGCGATCATCGAAGACCTCAAGGAGGACGAGACGACCGCTGAGCCTCAGCCAACAGACGAAGCTACTGAGGAGTAA